A window of Mytilus edulis chromosome 10, xbMytEdul2.2, whole genome shotgun sequence contains these coding sequences:
- the LOC139491771 gene encoding carbonic anhydrase 1-like: MRSFIQSMKDDGETIILQATEANEEVQVTELPKAIAGPIWGYYQGGIPPPFWSCLANYEMCAGTMQSPVNIETRYVVRNNKISKFCFSGLRKTAGIKMELKNTGLAVKVQFPDVQPIIKGGGLPGPHKLLELHFHWGDTIQRGSEHLINGKHSALEAHFVFVPTRDDPKHFAAVIGVMIYAGNYNPNYEHIVSKLKDVKHIGDKTDLDNFPIMDLFPESTRCWYRYCGSLTTPPCREKVIWTVLKHSISMSEDQISEFLKLMGEPRVFTEGNNNIVDTFRPVQPLLQRKVSLSCPRRGKYYYEQNRRNANEYGCINHGYGKQECHKTYYDHSAQSNICLWVDWYRSQLINKRETITK; this comes from the exons AGACAATTATTTTGCAAGCGACTGAAGCGAATGAAGAAGTGCAAGTGACGGAACTACCGAAAGCAATTGCAG GTCCTATATGGGGATATTATCAAGGTGGTATTC CGCCACCATTTTGGTCTTGCCTAGCAAACTATGAAATGTGTGCTGGTACCATGCAGTCTCCTGTCAATATTGAAACACGTTACGTGGTCAGAAACAACAAGATAAGCAAGTTTTGTTTCTCTGGACTCCGAAAAACAGCAGGAATAAAAATGGAGCTAAAAAATACTGGTCTTGCAG ttaaaGTACAGTTTCCCGATGTTCAGCCAATAATTAAAGGTGGAGGTCTACCGGGACCCCACAAACTTTTAGAGCTCCATTTCCATTGGGGAGATACTATTCAAAGAGGTTCCGAGCATTTAATAAATGGAAAACATTCTGCTTTAGAA gCACATTTTGTGTTTGTTCCAACAAGAGATGACCCAAAACATTTTGCCGCAGTCATTGGAGTAATGATTTAT GCTGGAAATTATAATCCAAATTATGAACATATAGTTTCTAAGCTTAAAGACGTAAAACATATTG gtgACAAGACAGACTTGGATAACTTTCCAATCATGGATCTGTTCCCGGAATCCACTCGGTGTTGGTACCGATATTGTGGAAGTTTAACCACACCGCCATGTAGAGAAAAAGTTATATGGACTGTGTTAAAACATAGCATTAGTATGTCAGAAGACCAG atCAGTGAATTCTTAAAGTTGATGGGAGAACCAAGAGTATTTACAGAAGGAAACAACAATATAGTTGATACATTTAGACCTGTACAGCCATTGTTACAACGCAAGGTTTCACTAAGCTGCCCTCGTAGGGGAAAGTACTATTATGAACAAAATCGTCGAAATGCAAACGAATACGGTTGCATCAACCATGGATATGGAAAACAAGAGTGTCATAAGACGTATTATGATCATTCAGCACAATCCAATATTTGTCTTTGGGTCGATTGGTATAGAAGCCAATTGATTAACAAGAGAGAAactattacaaaataa
- the LOC139492532 gene encoding probable serine/threonine-protein kinase pats1 has product MMERSKGNLHDKDEYANLLLWDFAGDEEFYNTHQTFLSQNAIYLVVTKPNETDDKNAQGMFQLWMNSIHCYCRLDDKQNRPDSFTAKIDENATKHNTNILDPPVIPVGSRSHKDKVRHSKKEKIEIECIRGLKSYVKDVLDDACGHIRSEYFISNTKDDDGVFHKMKQDIFNLARGMQSWNKEYPLKFIQLEKCLQEKKMELLIPINTFKELTKISLETAMPRNDEELMLFLKFHHEIRAIVYFADLPNFIILDTQWLSDAFKCIVTPTKFQFNVSRHTMKEKLDDLNFRGISYTEVLEDIFKHEKNILYQHGQHKDDILNIMEKFDIIIPATRDSVDSQPCYYVPCMDKLKPEYDIYKLFNVTYNTCKKSTWLCFQF; this is encoded by the exons ATGATGGAAAGATCGAAAGGTAATTTACATGACAAAGATGAGTATGCCAacttattactttgggattttgCTGGCGATGAAGAATTTTACAACACACACCAAACATTTCTGTCTCAAAATGCAATTTATCTTGTTGTGACAAAACCGAATGAGACCGATGACAAAAATGCACAAG GAATGTTTCAGTTGTGGATGAATTCGATACATTGCTACTGTAGACTTGATGATAAGCAGAATAGACCTGATAGTTTTACTGCTAAGATAGACGAAAATGCTACGAAACATAATACAAATATTCTAGATCCACCAGTGATTCCTGTTGGTTCACGTTCACATAAAGACAAAGTCAGACATTCAAAGAAGGAAAAG ATAGAGATTGAATGCATAAGGGGGCTTAAAAGCTATGTGAAAGATGTTTTAGATGATGCTTGTGGACATATTCGATCTGAATACttcatttcaaatacaaaagatGATGATGGTGTGTTCCACAAAATGAAACAAGACATCTTTAACTTAGCCAGAGGAATGCAATCGTGGAATAAAGAATATCCATTGAAATTTATTCAGCTGGAAAAATGTCTTCAAGAGAAGAAGATGGAGTTACTTATTCCAATTAATACCTTTAAGGAACTAACTAAAATCTCTCTTGAAACTGCAATGCCAAGGAATGATGAAGAACTaatgttatttttgaaatttcaccATGAAATAAGAGCTATAGTCTATTTTGCGGATCTTcccaattttatcattttagataCACAGTGGCTTTCTGATGCATTCAAATGTATAGTTACGCCAACGAAATTTCAATTCAATGTAAGTAGGCATACCATGAAGGAAAAGTTGGATGATTTAAATTTTAGAGGAATATCATATACAGAGGTTTTAGAAGATATctttaaacatgaaaaaaatattttgtatcaacATGGCCAACATAAAGATGATATCCTTAATATTATGgagaaatttgatattattatacCTGCAACCAGAGACAGTGTTGATTCACAACCTTGCTACTATGTTCCTTGCATGGACAAATTAAAACCAGAATATGACATATATAAGCTGTTTAATGTGACCTACAATACATGTAAGAAATCCACCTGgttatgttttcaattttag